Proteins from one Sarcophilus harrisii chromosome 2, mSarHar1.11, whole genome shotgun sequence genomic window:
- the NOD2 gene encoding nucleotide-binding oligomerization domain-containing protein 2 isoform X1: MCAQEFFQAQRSQLVGRLALRSLENFESILDYLLSWEVLTWEDYESVSLPGQPLSTLARRLLDIIWNKGGQSCELLFAAVRKAEEAEEQTEPPRLWSQNVASPAQDLQRHRPVIVRKICGHVEGILDLLLERGFITKYECDEIRLPIFTSSQRARRLLDFAKIKENGVAQFLLQHVHQLPVLPAPFPDAAACRRYRAKLKATLSAQSRFLSTYDGSENLCLEDIYTENVLELRKGGGGGGAPGQRGCDTVGLPDIFSDSGCDNEHADTVLLVGEAGSGKSTLLQQLHRLWATGRLFQRFLFVFPFSCRQLQAVDKPVSVKTLLFEQCCWPDEGQQEVFQCLLDHPERVLITFDGFDEFKFRFTDGETHCSPTEPTSVQNLLFNLLRGNLMKSARKVLTSRPHAVTPFLRKYVRKELGLRGFSQEGIELFMRRHHSEPGLAERIVRLLKATSALHGLCHVPVFSWIVSRCHKELLQRGCGSPKTTTDMYLLILRHFVMHNSPGAAAWGPGAAAWGPGVPCLRPWLPTILRLGRLALWGLGTCSYAFSAKQLWARGVEEEDLSLGFLVRSKSFSQESAPSLEFLHITLQCFFAAFYLLLGADVRASALRHLFHRREQPGRSLARRFPVSCLRAPEPAEAEEAAASVSGLLQKAEPHNVQITAAFLAGLLSREHRGLVAPGQGAPGPLPRKQSLVRRSLALALRRHFRAIPPAVPGEAKSMHAMPEFVWLIRSLYEMQDERLAREAVSKLGVGHLKVTYCNIGPAECAALAFVLKNLQRPVALQLDYNAVGDAGLEQLLPCLPVCQALYLRDNNISDLGICRLVDQALQCEQFQKLALFNNKLTDDCAHSLATLLKYKQNFLALRLGNNHFTAVGAKVLAEGLKGNDSLQFLGLWGNKVGDEGARALASALHDHPSLKWLSLVGNNIGSLGAQALALMLEKNVSLEELCLEENHLQDEDMCVLVRGLKKNSSLKVLKLSNNSITLQGVSVLLQVLEGNATIKSIWLRGNIFTTEEIEQLSIMDARLLL, encoded by the exons ATGTGCGCACAAGAATTTTTCCAGGCTCAGCGGAGCCAGTTGGTGGGGAGGCTGGCCTTAAGGTCTTTGGAGAACTTTGAAAGTATCTTGGACTATCTGCTGTCTTGGGAAGTGCTTACTTGGGAGGATTATGAAAGCGTAAGCCTCCCTGGGCAGCCCCTGTCCACTTTGGCTCGACGCCTCTTGGATATCATTTGGAATAAGGGTGGGCAAAGCTGTGAGTTGCTCTTTGCTGCGGTGCGGAAGGCAGAGGAGGCAGAGGAGCAAACAGAACCACCGAGGCTGTGGAGTCAGAATGTGGCCTCTCCAGCCCAGGACCTGCAGAGACATAGGCCAGTGATTGTCAGGAAAATCTGTGGCCATGTGGAAGGCATTTTAGACCTCTTACTTGAACGTGGTTTCATCACCAagtatgaatgtgatgaaatcaGATTGCCAATATTTACGTCATCTCAGCGG GCAAGAAGGCTCCTtgattttgcaaaaataaaagaaaatggagtgGCCCAGTTTCTCCTCCAACATGTCCACCAGTTGCCTGTCCTGCCAGCTCCATTCCCTGATG CTGCTGCCTGCCGGAGGTACCGGGCCAAGCTGAAGGCCACGCTGTCGGCGCAGTCTCGCTTCCTCAGCACCTACGACGGCTCCGAGAACCTCTGCCTGGAAGACATATACACCGAGAACGTCCTGGAGCTCCGGaagggcggcggcggcggcggggcgcCGGGCCAGAGGGGCTGCGACACGGTGGGGCTGCCCGACATCTTCTCGGACAGCGGCTGCGACAACGAGCACGCTGACACGGTGCTGCTGGTCGGGGAGGCCGGCAGCGGGAAGAGCACGCTTCTGCAGCAGCTCCACCGCCTGTGGGCCACGGGCCGCCTCTTCCAGCGCTTCCTCTTCGTTTTCCCCTTCAGTTGCCGGCAGTTGCAGGCCGTGGACAAGCCGGTCTCGGTGAAGACCTTGCTCTTTGAGCAGTGTTGCTGGCCGGACGAGGGCCAGCAGGAGGTCTTCCAGTGTCTTCTGGATCACCCCGAGCGGGTCTTGATCACTTTTGATGGGTTTGATGAGTTCAAGTTCAGGTTTACGGACGGGGAGACGCACTGTTCCCCCACTGAGCCCACCTCCGTGCAGAATCTGCTCTTCAACCTCCTCCGCGGCAATCTCATGAAGAGTGCCAGGAAGGTGCTGACCAGCCGGCCCCACGCCGTCACCCCTTTCCTCAGGAAGTACGTCCGGAAGGAGCTGGGCCTGAGGGGCTTCTCCCAGGAGGGCATAGAGCTGTTCATGAGGAGGCACCACAGCGAGCCGGGGCTGGCCGAGCGGATCGTGCGCCTGCTGAAGGCCACCTCGGCGCTGCACGGCCTGTGCCACGTGCCCGTCTTCTCCTGGATCGTGTCCAGGTGCCACAAGGAGCTCCTCCAGCGCGGCTGCGGCTCCCCGAAGACCACCACGGACATGTACCTGCTGATCCTGCGGCACTTCGTGATGCACAACTCCCCGGGCGCCGCGGCCTGGGGCCCGGGCGCCGCGGCCTGGGGCCCGGGCGTTCCCTGCCTTCGGCCCTGGCTGCCCACCATCCTGCGCCTGGGCAGGCTGGCCCTGTGGGGCCTGGGGACTTGCAGCTACGCGTTCTCTGCAAAGCAGCTCTGGGCACGCGGGGTGGAGGAGGAGGACCTCTCCCTGGGCTTCCTGGTGCGCTCCAAGAGCTTCTCCCAGGAGAGCGCGCCTTCCCTGGAGTTCCTGCACATCACGCTGCAGTGCTTTTTTGCTGCTTTCTATCTGCTGCTGGGTGCCGACGTCCGCGCCTCGGCGCTCAGGCACTTGTTCCACCGCCGCGAGCAGCCCGGCCGGTCGCTGGCCCGGCGGTTCCCGGTGTCCTGTCTCCGGGCCCCTGAGCCCGCGGAGGCGGAGGAGGCGGCGGCGAGCGTCTCGGGCCTCCTGCAGAAGGCCGAGCCCCACAACGTGCAGATCACCGCCGCCTTCCTGGCGGGCCTGCTGTCCCGGGAGCACCGCGGCCTCGTGGCCCCGGGCCAGGGCGCCCCCGGGCCCCTTCCGCGGAAGCAGAGCCTGGTGCGCAGGAGCCTGGCGCTGGCCCTCAGGAGGCACTTCCGGGCCATCCCGCCCGCGGTGCCTGGGGAGGCCAAGAGCATGCACGCCATGCCCGAGTTTGTCTGGCTGATCCGGAGCCTCTACGAGATGCAGGACGAGCGGCTGGCGCGGGAAGCCGTGAGCAAGCTGGGCGTGGGGCACCTCAAGGTGACCTACTGCAACATCGGCCCCGCCGAGTGCGCCGCCCTGGCCTTCGTGCTGAAGAATCTCCAGCGGCCCGTGGCCTTGCAGCTGGACTACAACGCGGTGGGCGACGCCGGGCTGGAGCAGCTGCTGCCGTGCCTGCCCGTCTGCCAGGCGCTCTA cttGAGAGATAACAACATTTCGGACCTGGGAATCTGCAGGCTGGTTGACCAAGCTCTTCAGTGTGAACAATTTCAGAAGCTCGC GTTGTTCAATAACAAGCTGACAGATGACTGTGCTCACTCTTTGGCCACCCTTCTCAAGTACAAGCAGAACTTCTTGGCACTGAG GTTGGGGAACAACCACTTTACTGCAGTAGGAGCCAAGGTGTTGGCTGAAGGTCTCAAAGGCAATGATTCTCTTCAGTTTTTGGG GCTCTGGGGCAATAAAGTGGGAGACGAAGGAGCCAGGGCACTTGCATCTGCTCTGCATGATCACCCCAGCTTGAAGTGGCTCAG CCTGGTGGGGAACAACATTGGCAGTCTGGGTGCCCAGGCTTTAGCTCTAATGCTAGAGAAGAACGTGTCACTGGAGGAACTCTG
- the NOD2 gene encoding nucleotide-binding oligomerization domain-containing protein 2 isoform X2 has product MCAQEFFQAQRSQLVGRLALRSLENFESILDYLLSWEVLTWEDYESVSLPGQPLSTLARRLLDIIWNKGGQSCELLFAAVRKAEEAEEQTEPPRLWSQNVASPAQDLQRHRPVIVRKICGHVEGILDLLLERGFITKYECDEIRLPIFTSSQRARRLLDFAKIKENGVAQFLLQHVHQLPVLPAPFPDAAACRRYRAKLKATLSAQSRFLSTYDGSENLCLEDIYTENVLELRKGGGGGGAPGQRGCDTVGLPDIFSDSGCDNEHADTVLLVGEAGSGKSTLLQQLHRLWATGRLFQRFLFVFPFSCRQLQAVDKPVSVKTLLFEQCCWPDEGQQEVFQCLLDHPERVLITFDGFDEFKFRFTDGETHCSPTEPTSVQNLLFNLLRGNLMKSARKVLTSRPHAVTPFLRKYVRKELGLRGFSQEGIELFMRRHHSEPGLAERIVRLLKATSALHGLCHVPVFSWIVSRCHKELLQRGCGSPKTTTDMYLLILRHFVMHNSPGAAAWGPGAAAWGPGVPCLRPWLPTILRLGRLALWGLGTCSYAFSAKQLWARGVEEEDLSLGFLVRSKSFSQESAPSLEFLHITLQCFFAAFYLLLGADVRASALRHLFHRREQPGRSLARRFPVSCLRAPEPAEAEEAAASVSGLLQKAEPHNVQITAAFLAGLLSREHRGLVAPGQGAPGPLPRKQSLVRRSLALALRRHFRAIPPAVPGEAKSMHAMPEFVWLIRSLYEMQDERLAREAVSKLGVGHLKVTYCNIGPAECAALAFVLKNLQRPVALQLDYNAVGDAGLEQLLPCLPVCQALYLRDNNISDLGICRLVDQALQCEQFQKLALFNNKLTDDCAHSLATLLKYKQNFLALSDGKPRLSVYGKLRPRAIKWIAQDQASSKWQRQNVNPVPHFKSSSLSSVLLLLFRFEESLKLIKQIIICLPLLFVGLDLIHLLT; this is encoded by the exons ATGTGCGCACAAGAATTTTTCCAGGCTCAGCGGAGCCAGTTGGTGGGGAGGCTGGCCTTAAGGTCTTTGGAGAACTTTGAAAGTATCTTGGACTATCTGCTGTCTTGGGAAGTGCTTACTTGGGAGGATTATGAAAGCGTAAGCCTCCCTGGGCAGCCCCTGTCCACTTTGGCTCGACGCCTCTTGGATATCATTTGGAATAAGGGTGGGCAAAGCTGTGAGTTGCTCTTTGCTGCGGTGCGGAAGGCAGAGGAGGCAGAGGAGCAAACAGAACCACCGAGGCTGTGGAGTCAGAATGTGGCCTCTCCAGCCCAGGACCTGCAGAGACATAGGCCAGTGATTGTCAGGAAAATCTGTGGCCATGTGGAAGGCATTTTAGACCTCTTACTTGAACGTGGTTTCATCACCAagtatgaatgtgatgaaatcaGATTGCCAATATTTACGTCATCTCAGCGG GCAAGAAGGCTCCTtgattttgcaaaaataaaagaaaatggagtgGCCCAGTTTCTCCTCCAACATGTCCACCAGTTGCCTGTCCTGCCAGCTCCATTCCCTGATG CTGCTGCCTGCCGGAGGTACCGGGCCAAGCTGAAGGCCACGCTGTCGGCGCAGTCTCGCTTCCTCAGCACCTACGACGGCTCCGAGAACCTCTGCCTGGAAGACATATACACCGAGAACGTCCTGGAGCTCCGGaagggcggcggcggcggcggggcgcCGGGCCAGAGGGGCTGCGACACGGTGGGGCTGCCCGACATCTTCTCGGACAGCGGCTGCGACAACGAGCACGCTGACACGGTGCTGCTGGTCGGGGAGGCCGGCAGCGGGAAGAGCACGCTTCTGCAGCAGCTCCACCGCCTGTGGGCCACGGGCCGCCTCTTCCAGCGCTTCCTCTTCGTTTTCCCCTTCAGTTGCCGGCAGTTGCAGGCCGTGGACAAGCCGGTCTCGGTGAAGACCTTGCTCTTTGAGCAGTGTTGCTGGCCGGACGAGGGCCAGCAGGAGGTCTTCCAGTGTCTTCTGGATCACCCCGAGCGGGTCTTGATCACTTTTGATGGGTTTGATGAGTTCAAGTTCAGGTTTACGGACGGGGAGACGCACTGTTCCCCCACTGAGCCCACCTCCGTGCAGAATCTGCTCTTCAACCTCCTCCGCGGCAATCTCATGAAGAGTGCCAGGAAGGTGCTGACCAGCCGGCCCCACGCCGTCACCCCTTTCCTCAGGAAGTACGTCCGGAAGGAGCTGGGCCTGAGGGGCTTCTCCCAGGAGGGCATAGAGCTGTTCATGAGGAGGCACCACAGCGAGCCGGGGCTGGCCGAGCGGATCGTGCGCCTGCTGAAGGCCACCTCGGCGCTGCACGGCCTGTGCCACGTGCCCGTCTTCTCCTGGATCGTGTCCAGGTGCCACAAGGAGCTCCTCCAGCGCGGCTGCGGCTCCCCGAAGACCACCACGGACATGTACCTGCTGATCCTGCGGCACTTCGTGATGCACAACTCCCCGGGCGCCGCGGCCTGGGGCCCGGGCGCCGCGGCCTGGGGCCCGGGCGTTCCCTGCCTTCGGCCCTGGCTGCCCACCATCCTGCGCCTGGGCAGGCTGGCCCTGTGGGGCCTGGGGACTTGCAGCTACGCGTTCTCTGCAAAGCAGCTCTGGGCACGCGGGGTGGAGGAGGAGGACCTCTCCCTGGGCTTCCTGGTGCGCTCCAAGAGCTTCTCCCAGGAGAGCGCGCCTTCCCTGGAGTTCCTGCACATCACGCTGCAGTGCTTTTTTGCTGCTTTCTATCTGCTGCTGGGTGCCGACGTCCGCGCCTCGGCGCTCAGGCACTTGTTCCACCGCCGCGAGCAGCCCGGCCGGTCGCTGGCCCGGCGGTTCCCGGTGTCCTGTCTCCGGGCCCCTGAGCCCGCGGAGGCGGAGGAGGCGGCGGCGAGCGTCTCGGGCCTCCTGCAGAAGGCCGAGCCCCACAACGTGCAGATCACCGCCGCCTTCCTGGCGGGCCTGCTGTCCCGGGAGCACCGCGGCCTCGTGGCCCCGGGCCAGGGCGCCCCCGGGCCCCTTCCGCGGAAGCAGAGCCTGGTGCGCAGGAGCCTGGCGCTGGCCCTCAGGAGGCACTTCCGGGCCATCCCGCCCGCGGTGCCTGGGGAGGCCAAGAGCATGCACGCCATGCCCGAGTTTGTCTGGCTGATCCGGAGCCTCTACGAGATGCAGGACGAGCGGCTGGCGCGGGAAGCCGTGAGCAAGCTGGGCGTGGGGCACCTCAAGGTGACCTACTGCAACATCGGCCCCGCCGAGTGCGCCGCCCTGGCCTTCGTGCTGAAGAATCTCCAGCGGCCCGTGGCCTTGCAGCTGGACTACAACGCGGTGGGCGACGCCGGGCTGGAGCAGCTGCTGCCGTGCCTGCCCGTCTGCCAGGCGCTCTA cttGAGAGATAACAACATTTCGGACCTGGGAATCTGCAGGCTGGTTGACCAAGCTCTTCAGTGTGAACAATTTCAGAAGCTCGC GTTGTTCAATAACAAGCTGACAGATGACTGTGCTCACTCTTTGGCCACCCTTCTCAAGTACAAGCAGAACTTCTTGGCACTGAG TGATGGAAAGCCAAGGTTGTCTGTgtatgggaaactgaggcccagagcaaTTAAGTGGATAGCCCAAGATCAGGcaagtagtaagtggcagaggcaAAATGTGAATCCAGTGCCTCACttcaaatccagctctctttCCTCTGTATTACTTTTGCTTTTCAGGTTTGAAGAATCATTAAAGTTGATAAAGCAAATTATTATCTGCCTCCCCTTGTTGTTTGTTGGGCTTGATCTTATTCACTTGCTCACCTAA